The Panthera leo isolate Ple1 chromosome C2, P.leo_Ple1_pat1.1, whole genome shotgun sequence genome window below encodes:
- the VILL gene encoding villin-like protein isoform X1 — MFKTHPRPQSLALFQEHNHRRQTCSLFAKPLCQGLSCFAAICDLRAPRMKGLFYDDSALESCRWGEFLPGAQSTGGRGLRTLALVSSLVPTWPRMDVNKGLPAIDSHRDLHVWIIENLRMEPVPEKAYGNFFEEHCYIVLHVPQSLKATQGACSDLHYWAGKEAGAEAQDAAEAFVQQLQEALGGATVQHREAQGHESDCFRSYFRPGIIYRRGGLASALTHVETNLYNIQRLLHVQGRKHVSATEGLALTCSLRDRERGGRAQIGVVDDEVEATDLMRIMEAVLGCRVGNLPATRPDKSVNQLQKASVRLYHVCEKDDDLVIQELATCPLTQDLLREEDYYILDQGGFKIYVWQGRLSSLQEKKAAFSRALGFIQAKGYPTYTNVEVVNDGAESASFKQLFQSWSTKQRGNKSFGRLSKSIQVRPDVGKLQSRPELAAQLRMVDDASGKVEVWCIQDLGRRPVDPKRHAQLCAGNCYLVLYAYQRMGHVQYILYLWRGHRATTRDVKALNCNAEELDLMYQGALVQEHVTMGNEPPHFLAIFQGQLVVFQGHTGHDGKEQPAPATRLFHVQGTDSCNTRTMEVPARASALNSHDIFLLVTASVCYLWFGKGCSGDQREMARTAVSAVSGENKETVLEGQEPPGFWEALGGRAPYPGNKRLPEDVSGFQPRLFECSSHMGHLVLTEMVFFSQEDLDKYDIMLLDTWQEIFLWLGEAASKWKKEAVDWGQEYLKTHPAGRSPATPIVAIKQGHEPPTFTGWFLAWDPYKWTNDQSYKEVVDGSLGAMPAICEITAELNDFQLSRGPSNGGADPLTLQTLKGSQDGSGNELQPGPKAGDASTNSHHSSPRPTIHGSLPRERLMHQAVEDLPEGVDPARKEFYLSDSDFQEIFGKSKEEFYSMAKWRQQQEKKQLGFF; from the exons ATGTTCAAGACCCATCCCCGCCCACAGAGCTTGGCCCTGTTTCAGGAGCACAACCACAGACGACAAACCTGTTCCCTGTTTGCAAAGCCTCTGTGCCAGGGTCTGTCCTGCTTTGCTGCCATTTGTGACTTGAGAGCCCCCCGAATGAAAGGCCTGTTCTATGATGACAGCGCTTTGGAGAGCTGCAGGTGGGGAGAGTTCTTGCCTGGAGCCCAGAGCACAGGTGGCCGGGGCCTGAGGACTCTGGCTCTTGTTTCTTCCCTCGTTCCCACCTGGCCTAGGATGGACGTCAACAAGGGCCTCCCAGCCATTGACAGCCACAGGGACCTCCACGTATGGATCATCGAG AACCTGAGGATGGAGCCAGTACCCGAGAAGGCTTATGGGAACTTCTTCGAGGAGCACTGCTACATCGTCCTCCAT GTTCCCCAGAGCCTCAAGGCCACGCAGGGGGCGTGCAGCGACCTGCACTACTGGGCGGGGAAGGAGGCGGGCGCCGAGGCGCAGGACGCGGCCGAAGCCTTCGTGCAGCAGCTGCAGGAGGCGCTGGGTGGCGCCACCGTGCAGCACCGGGAGGCGCAGGGCCACGAGTCCGACTGTTTCCGCAGCTACTTCCGCCCGGGAATCAT ctACAGGAGAGggggcctggcctctgccctcacGCACGTGGAGACCAACCTGTACAACATCCAGCGACTGCTGCACGTCCAGGGGAGGAAGCACGTGTCGGCCACCGAG GGCCTGGCCCTGACCTGCAGCCTCCGGGACAGGGAGCGCGGTGGTCGCGCACAGATTGGCGTGGTGGATGATGAAGTTGAAGCCACTGACCTCATGCGGATCATGGAAGCCGTGCTGGGCTGCAGAGTGGGCAACCTGCCTGCCACCAGGCCCGACAAGAGCGTTAACCAGCTACAGAAAGCCAGCGTCCGTCTCTACCA TGTCTGTGAGAAGGATGACGACTTGGTGATCCAGGAGTTGGCGACCTGCCCACTAACCCAAGACCTACTGCGGGAAGAG GACTACTATATCCTGGACCAGGGTGGTTTCAAGATCTACGTGTGGCAGGGACGCCTGTCCAGCCTCCAAGAGAAAAAGGCTGCCTTCAGCCGGGCTCTG GGCTTCATCCAGGCCAAAGGCTACCCGACCTACACCAACGTGGAGGTGGTGAACGACGGCGCCGAGTCGGCCTCGTTTAAACAGCTCTTCCAGTCTTGGTCTACCAAGCAGCGCGGGAACAAGAGCTTCGGCAGGCTAA GTAAATCGATTCAGGTAAGGCCGGATGTGGGCAAGCTGCAGAGTCGGCCTGAGCTAGCTGCCCAGCTCAGGATGGTGGACGACGCTTCCGGGAAGGTGGAG GTGTGGTGCATCCAGGACTTAGGCAGACGGCCCGTGGACCCCAAGCGTCATGCACAGCTGTGTGCAGGCAACTGCTACCTCGTCCTCTACGCCTACCAGAGGATGGGCCACGTCCAGTATATCCTGTACCTGTGGCGG GGCCACCGCGCCACCACGCGTGATGTCAAAGCCCTGAACTGCAATGCCGAGGAGCTGGACCTCATGTACCAGGGAGCCCTGGTGCAGGAGCACGTGACCATGGGCAACGAGCCCCCTCACTTCCTCGCCATCTTCCAGGGCCAGCTGGTGGTCTTCCAG GGGCACACGGGGCACGATGGGAAGGAGCAGCCAGCACCTGCCACAAGGCTCTTCCACGTGCAAGGCACCGACAGCTGCAACACCAGGACCATGGAGGTACCAGCCCGCGCCTCAGCCCTCAACTCCCATGACATCTTCTTGCTGGTCACAGCTAGCGTCTGCTACCTCTGGTTTGGAAAG GGCTGCAGCGGTGACCAGCGAGAGATGGCACGGACGGCGGTCTCTGCCGTCTCTGGGGAGAACAAGGAAACGGTGCTGGAGGGTCAGGAGCCTCCCGGCTTCTGGGAGGCCCTGGGAGGCCGGGCTCCCTACCCCGGCAACAAGAG GCTCCCCGAGGACGTCTCCGGCTTCCAGCCCCGACTGTTTGAGTGCTCCAGCCACATGGGCCACCTGGTCCTCACGGAAATGGTGTTCTTTAGTCAAGAGGACCTGGACAAGTATGACATCATGTTACTGGACACCTGGCAGGAG ATCTTCCTGTGGCTCGGGGAAGCTGCCAGCAAGTGGAAGAAGGAGGCGGTGGACTGGGGCCAGGAGTACCTGAAGACCCACCCGGCAGGGAGGAGCCCCGCCACGCCTATCGTGGCGATCAAGCAGGGCCATGAGCCCCCCACCTTCACTGGATGGTTCCTCGCTTGGGACCCCTACAAGTGGACT AACGACCAGTCCTACAAGGAGGTGGTGGATGGCAGCCTGGGAGCAATGCCAGCCATATGTGAGATAACAGCA GAACTCAACGACTTCCAGCTGTCTAGAGGGCCAAGCAATGGCGGGGCAGACCCTTTGACCCTGCAGACCCTCAAGGGCTCCCAGGACGGCTCAGGGAATGAGCTGCAGCCAGGACCCAAGGCAGGTGACGCCAGCACCAACAGCCACCACAGCAGCCCCAGACCCACCATCCATGGGAGCCTGCCCCGCGAACGGCTAATGCATCAGGCTGTTGAAGACCTGCCAGAGGGTGTGGACCCGGCCCGCAAGGAG TTCTATCTCTCAGACTCTGACTTCCAAGAGATCTTTGGGAAGTCCAAGGAAGAATTCTATAGCATGGCCAAGTGGAGGCAGCAGCAGGAGAAGAAGCAGCTTGGCTTCTTCTGA
- the VILL gene encoding villin-like protein isoform X3: MFKTHPRPQSLALFQEHNHRRQTCSLFAKPLCQGLSCFAAICDLRAPRMKGLFYDDSALESCRWGEFLPGAQSTGGRGLRTLALVSSLVPTWPRMDVNKGLPAIDSHRDLHVWIIENLRMEPVPEKAYGNFFEEHCYIVLHVPQSLKATQGACSDLHYWAGKEAGAEAQDAAEAFVQQLQEALGGATVQHREAQGHESDCFRSYFRPGIIYRRGGLASALTHVETNLYNIQRLLHVQGRKHVSATEVELSWSSFNKGDIFLLDLGKVMIQWNGPETSIPEKARGLALTCSLRDRERGGRAQIGVVDDEVEATDLMRIMEAVLGCRVGNLPATRPDKSVNQLQKASVRLYHVCEKDDDLVIQELATCPLTQDLLREEDYYILDQGGFKIYVWQGRLSSLQEKKAAFSRALGFIQAKGYPTYTNVEVVNDGAESASFKQLFQSWSTKQRGNKSFGRLSKSIQVRPDVGKLQSRPELAAQLRMVDDASGKVEVWCIQDLGRRPVDPKRHAQLCAGNCYLVLYAYQRMGHVQYILYLWRGHRATTRDVKALNCNAEELDLMYQGALVQEHVTMGNEPPHFLAIFQGQLVVFQGHTGHDGKEQPAPATRLFHVQGTDSCNTRTMEVPARASALNSHDIFLLVTASVCYLWFGKGCSGDQREMARTAVSAVSGENKETVLEGQEPPGFWEALGGRAPYPGNKRLPEDVSGFQPRLFECSSHMGHLVLTEMVFFSQEDLDKYDIMLLDTWQEIFLWLGEAASKWKKEAVDWGQEYLKTHPAGRSPATPIVAIKQGHEPPTFTGWFLAWDPYKWTNDQSYKEVVDGSLGAMPAICEITAELNDFQLSRGPSNGGADPLTLQTLKGSQDGSGNELQPGPKAGDASTNSHHSSPRPTIHGSLPRERLMHQAVEDLPEGVDPARKEFYLSDSDFQEIFGKSKEEFYSMAKWRQQQEKKQLGFF, translated from the exons ATGTTCAAGACCCATCCCCGCCCACAGAGCTTGGCCCTGTTTCAGGAGCACAACCACAGACGACAAACCTGTTCCCTGTTTGCAAAGCCTCTGTGCCAGGGTCTGTCCTGCTTTGCTGCCATTTGTGACTTGAGAGCCCCCCGAATGAAAGGCCTGTTCTATGATGACAGCGCTTTGGAGAGCTGCAGGTGGGGAGAGTTCTTGCCTGGAGCCCAGAGCACAGGTGGCCGGGGCCTGAGGACTCTGGCTCTTGTTTCTTCCCTCGTTCCCACCTGGCCTAGGATGGACGTCAACAAGGGCCTCCCAGCCATTGACAGCCACAGGGACCTCCACGTATGGATCATCGAG AACCTGAGGATGGAGCCAGTACCCGAGAAGGCTTATGGGAACTTCTTCGAGGAGCACTGCTACATCGTCCTCCAT GTTCCCCAGAGCCTCAAGGCCACGCAGGGGGCGTGCAGCGACCTGCACTACTGGGCGGGGAAGGAGGCGGGCGCCGAGGCGCAGGACGCGGCCGAAGCCTTCGTGCAGCAGCTGCAGGAGGCGCTGGGTGGCGCCACCGTGCAGCACCGGGAGGCGCAGGGCCACGAGTCCGACTGTTTCCGCAGCTACTTCCGCCCGGGAATCAT ctACAGGAGAGggggcctggcctctgccctcacGCACGTGGAGACCAACCTGTACAACATCCAGCGACTGCTGCACGTCCAGGGGAGGAAGCACGTGTCGGCCACCGAG GTGGAGCTCTCTTGGAGCAGCTTTAATAAGGGGGACATCTTCCTGCTGGACCTGGGCAAGGTGATGATCCAGTGGAATGGGCCTGAGACCAGCATTCCTGAGAAGGCACGG GGCCTGGCCCTGACCTGCAGCCTCCGGGACAGGGAGCGCGGTGGTCGCGCACAGATTGGCGTGGTGGATGATGAAGTTGAAGCCACTGACCTCATGCGGATCATGGAAGCCGTGCTGGGCTGCAGAGTGGGCAACCTGCCTGCCACCAGGCCCGACAAGAGCGTTAACCAGCTACAGAAAGCCAGCGTCCGTCTCTACCA TGTCTGTGAGAAGGATGACGACTTGGTGATCCAGGAGTTGGCGACCTGCCCACTAACCCAAGACCTACTGCGGGAAGAG GACTACTATATCCTGGACCAGGGTGGTTTCAAGATCTACGTGTGGCAGGGACGCCTGTCCAGCCTCCAAGAGAAAAAGGCTGCCTTCAGCCGGGCTCTG GGCTTCATCCAGGCCAAAGGCTACCCGACCTACACCAACGTGGAGGTGGTGAACGACGGCGCCGAGTCGGCCTCGTTTAAACAGCTCTTCCAGTCTTGGTCTACCAAGCAGCGCGGGAACAAGAGCTTCGGCAGGCTAA GTAAATCGATTCAGGTAAGGCCGGATGTGGGCAAGCTGCAGAGTCGGCCTGAGCTAGCTGCCCAGCTCAGGATGGTGGACGACGCTTCCGGGAAGGTGGAG GTGTGGTGCATCCAGGACTTAGGCAGACGGCCCGTGGACCCCAAGCGTCATGCACAGCTGTGTGCAGGCAACTGCTACCTCGTCCTCTACGCCTACCAGAGGATGGGCCACGTCCAGTATATCCTGTACCTGTGGCGG GGCCACCGCGCCACCACGCGTGATGTCAAAGCCCTGAACTGCAATGCCGAGGAGCTGGACCTCATGTACCAGGGAGCCCTGGTGCAGGAGCACGTGACCATGGGCAACGAGCCCCCTCACTTCCTCGCCATCTTCCAGGGCCAGCTGGTGGTCTTCCAG GGGCACACGGGGCACGATGGGAAGGAGCAGCCAGCACCTGCCACAAGGCTCTTCCACGTGCAAGGCACCGACAGCTGCAACACCAGGACCATGGAGGTACCAGCCCGCGCCTCAGCCCTCAACTCCCATGACATCTTCTTGCTGGTCACAGCTAGCGTCTGCTACCTCTGGTTTGGAAAG GGCTGCAGCGGTGACCAGCGAGAGATGGCACGGACGGCGGTCTCTGCCGTCTCTGGGGAGAACAAGGAAACGGTGCTGGAGGGTCAGGAGCCTCCCGGCTTCTGGGAGGCCCTGGGAGGCCGGGCTCCCTACCCCGGCAACAAGAG GCTCCCCGAGGACGTCTCCGGCTTCCAGCCCCGACTGTTTGAGTGCTCCAGCCACATGGGCCACCTGGTCCTCACGGAAATGGTGTTCTTTAGTCAAGAGGACCTGGACAAGTATGACATCATGTTACTGGACACCTGGCAGGAG ATCTTCCTGTGGCTCGGGGAAGCTGCCAGCAAGTGGAAGAAGGAGGCGGTGGACTGGGGCCAGGAGTACCTGAAGACCCACCCGGCAGGGAGGAGCCCCGCCACGCCTATCGTGGCGATCAAGCAGGGCCATGAGCCCCCCACCTTCACTGGATGGTTCCTCGCTTGGGACCCCTACAAGTGGACT AACGACCAGTCCTACAAGGAGGTGGTGGATGGCAGCCTGGGAGCAATGCCAGCCATATGTGAGATAACAGCA GAACTCAACGACTTCCAGCTGTCTAGAGGGCCAAGCAATGGCGGGGCAGACCCTTTGACCCTGCAGACCCTCAAGGGCTCCCAGGACGGCTCAGGGAATGAGCTGCAGCCAGGACCCAAGGCAGGTGACGCCAGCACCAACAGCCACCACAGCAGCCCCAGACCCACCATCCATGGGAGCCTGCCCCGCGAACGGCTAATGCATCAGGCTGTTGAAGACCTGCCAGAGGGTGTGGACCCGGCCCGCAAGGAG TTCTATCTCTCAGACTCTGACTTCCAAGAGATCTTTGGGAAGTCCAAGGAAGAATTCTATAGCATGGCCAAGTGGAGGCAGCAGCAGGAGAAGAAGCAGCTTGGCTTCTTCTGA
- the VILL gene encoding villin-like protein isoform X2 — protein MDVNKGLPAIDSHRDLHVWIIENLRMEPVPEKAYGNFFEEHCYIVLHVPQSLKATQGACSDLHYWAGKEAGAEAQDAAEAFVQQLQEALGGATVQHREAQGHESDCFRSYFRPGIIYRRGGLASALTHVETNLYNIQRLLHVQGRKHVSATEVELSWSSFNKGDIFLLDLGKVMIQWNGPETSIPEKARGLALTCSLRDRERGGRAQIGVVDDEVEATDLMRIMEAVLGCRVGNLPATRPDKSVNQLQKASVRLYHVCEKDDDLVIQELATCPLTQDLLREEDYYILDQGGFKIYVWQGRLSSLQEKKAAFSRALGFIQAKGYPTYTNVEVVNDGAESASFKQLFQSWSTKQRGNKSFGRLSKSIQVRPDVGKLQSRPELAAQLRMVDDASGKVEVWCIQDLGRRPVDPKRHAQLCAGNCYLVLYAYQRMGHVQYILYLWRGHRATTRDVKALNCNAEELDLMYQGALVQEHVTMGNEPPHFLAIFQGQLVVFQGHTGHDGKEQPAPATRLFHVQGTDSCNTRTMEVPARASALNSHDIFLLVTASVCYLWFGKGCSGDQREMARTAVSAVSGENKETVLEGQEPPGFWEALGGRAPYPGNKRLPEDVSGFQPRLFECSSHMGHLVLTEMVFFSQEDLDKYDIMLLDTWQEIFLWLGEAASKWKKEAVDWGQEYLKTHPAGRSPATPIVAIKQGHEPPTFTGWFLAWDPYKWTNDQSYKEVVDGSLGAMPAICEITAELNDFQLSRGPSNGGADPLTLQTLKGSQDGSGNELQPGPKAGDASTNSHHSSPRPTIHGSLPRERLMHQAVEDLPEGVDPARKEFYLSDSDFQEIFGKSKEEFYSMAKWRQQQEKKQLGFF, from the exons ATGGACGTCAACAAGGGCCTCCCAGCCATTGACAGCCACAGGGACCTCCACGTATGGATCATCGAG AACCTGAGGATGGAGCCAGTACCCGAGAAGGCTTATGGGAACTTCTTCGAGGAGCACTGCTACATCGTCCTCCAT GTTCCCCAGAGCCTCAAGGCCACGCAGGGGGCGTGCAGCGACCTGCACTACTGGGCGGGGAAGGAGGCGGGCGCCGAGGCGCAGGACGCGGCCGAAGCCTTCGTGCAGCAGCTGCAGGAGGCGCTGGGTGGCGCCACCGTGCAGCACCGGGAGGCGCAGGGCCACGAGTCCGACTGTTTCCGCAGCTACTTCCGCCCGGGAATCAT ctACAGGAGAGggggcctggcctctgccctcacGCACGTGGAGACCAACCTGTACAACATCCAGCGACTGCTGCACGTCCAGGGGAGGAAGCACGTGTCGGCCACCGAG GTGGAGCTCTCTTGGAGCAGCTTTAATAAGGGGGACATCTTCCTGCTGGACCTGGGCAAGGTGATGATCCAGTGGAATGGGCCTGAGACCAGCATTCCTGAGAAGGCACGG GGCCTGGCCCTGACCTGCAGCCTCCGGGACAGGGAGCGCGGTGGTCGCGCACAGATTGGCGTGGTGGATGATGAAGTTGAAGCCACTGACCTCATGCGGATCATGGAAGCCGTGCTGGGCTGCAGAGTGGGCAACCTGCCTGCCACCAGGCCCGACAAGAGCGTTAACCAGCTACAGAAAGCCAGCGTCCGTCTCTACCA TGTCTGTGAGAAGGATGACGACTTGGTGATCCAGGAGTTGGCGACCTGCCCACTAACCCAAGACCTACTGCGGGAAGAG GACTACTATATCCTGGACCAGGGTGGTTTCAAGATCTACGTGTGGCAGGGACGCCTGTCCAGCCTCCAAGAGAAAAAGGCTGCCTTCAGCCGGGCTCTG GGCTTCATCCAGGCCAAAGGCTACCCGACCTACACCAACGTGGAGGTGGTGAACGACGGCGCCGAGTCGGCCTCGTTTAAACAGCTCTTCCAGTCTTGGTCTACCAAGCAGCGCGGGAACAAGAGCTTCGGCAGGCTAA GTAAATCGATTCAGGTAAGGCCGGATGTGGGCAAGCTGCAGAGTCGGCCTGAGCTAGCTGCCCAGCTCAGGATGGTGGACGACGCTTCCGGGAAGGTGGAG GTGTGGTGCATCCAGGACTTAGGCAGACGGCCCGTGGACCCCAAGCGTCATGCACAGCTGTGTGCAGGCAACTGCTACCTCGTCCTCTACGCCTACCAGAGGATGGGCCACGTCCAGTATATCCTGTACCTGTGGCGG GGCCACCGCGCCACCACGCGTGATGTCAAAGCCCTGAACTGCAATGCCGAGGAGCTGGACCTCATGTACCAGGGAGCCCTGGTGCAGGAGCACGTGACCATGGGCAACGAGCCCCCTCACTTCCTCGCCATCTTCCAGGGCCAGCTGGTGGTCTTCCAG GGGCACACGGGGCACGATGGGAAGGAGCAGCCAGCACCTGCCACAAGGCTCTTCCACGTGCAAGGCACCGACAGCTGCAACACCAGGACCATGGAGGTACCAGCCCGCGCCTCAGCCCTCAACTCCCATGACATCTTCTTGCTGGTCACAGCTAGCGTCTGCTACCTCTGGTTTGGAAAG GGCTGCAGCGGTGACCAGCGAGAGATGGCACGGACGGCGGTCTCTGCCGTCTCTGGGGAGAACAAGGAAACGGTGCTGGAGGGTCAGGAGCCTCCCGGCTTCTGGGAGGCCCTGGGAGGCCGGGCTCCCTACCCCGGCAACAAGAG GCTCCCCGAGGACGTCTCCGGCTTCCAGCCCCGACTGTTTGAGTGCTCCAGCCACATGGGCCACCTGGTCCTCACGGAAATGGTGTTCTTTAGTCAAGAGGACCTGGACAAGTATGACATCATGTTACTGGACACCTGGCAGGAG ATCTTCCTGTGGCTCGGGGAAGCTGCCAGCAAGTGGAAGAAGGAGGCGGTGGACTGGGGCCAGGAGTACCTGAAGACCCACCCGGCAGGGAGGAGCCCCGCCACGCCTATCGTGGCGATCAAGCAGGGCCATGAGCCCCCCACCTTCACTGGATGGTTCCTCGCTTGGGACCCCTACAAGTGGACT AACGACCAGTCCTACAAGGAGGTGGTGGATGGCAGCCTGGGAGCAATGCCAGCCATATGTGAGATAACAGCA GAACTCAACGACTTCCAGCTGTCTAGAGGGCCAAGCAATGGCGGGGCAGACCCTTTGACCCTGCAGACCCTCAAGGGCTCCCAGGACGGCTCAGGGAATGAGCTGCAGCCAGGACCCAAGGCAGGTGACGCCAGCACCAACAGCCACCACAGCAGCCCCAGACCCACCATCCATGGGAGCCTGCCCCGCGAACGGCTAATGCATCAGGCTGTTGAAGACCTGCCAGAGGGTGTGGACCCGGCCCGCAAGGAG TTCTATCTCTCAGACTCTGACTTCCAAGAGATCTTTGGGAAGTCCAAGGAAGAATTCTATAGCATGGCCAAGTGGAGGCAGCAGCAGGAGAAGAAGCAGCTTGGCTTCTTCTGA